The following coding sequences lie in one Capsicum annuum cultivar UCD-10X-F1 chromosome 5, UCD10Xv1.1, whole genome shotgun sequence genomic window:
- the LOC124898408 gene encoding uncharacterized protein LOC124898408, whose product MATVQVNQPHNTPDVIDVTSPLYMHPSENDGSTLLPVVFDGNGYRSWKRSVLRALSMKNKTGFINEKCKRPTEDSPILTHWERCDDMVTSWLLNSLSKDLADSLQCVNNAQELWQELEDRYYTKMKRIWVELGTIDASTSCSCECTCGAKASLHKAEQARRLIQFLMGLNEVYTIVRGLVQVSIISNSVGNNYGNHYGASGSIMNRGGYGNRVNLFYEYCKKPGQLKEKCYKLHGFPPDFKFSKGKNTTSAANTHITNGDSSDGKLTSTHGHGDDIPSSHNLTQDQYNQLMQLLRNFSVVDTAGHDLNCFVSEAVNLAGILACHSSMTEIGNLSCACKTLSADSWILDSGASHHMTYKKDLLTNIVILPYPFLVSLPNSYKVKVTEVGDVHLGSALTLCRAPSLKRPLVIGKASDGL is encoded by the exons ATGGCTACTGTACAAGTAAATCAACCACATAACACACCCGATGTTATTGACGTCACTAGCCCTCTATATATGCATCCTTCTGAAAATGATGGATCCACACTTCTTCCAGTCGTGTTCGATGGAAATGGATACCGATCATGGAAGCGTAGTGTTCTTCGAGCACTCTCTATGAAGAATAAGACGGGATTTATCAATGAAAAATGCAAAAGGCCTACTGAGGATTCTCCTATCCTAACACACTGGGAGAGGTGTGATGATATGGTCACTTCATGGCTTCTAAACTCCCTCTCAAAGGATTTAGCTGATAGCCTTCAATGCGTTAATAATGCCCAAGAACTCTGGCAAGAGCTGGAAGATAG ATATTATACCAAAATGAAGCGAATCTGGGTAGAACTTGGGACAATTGATGCAAGCACTAGCTGCTCATGTGAGTGCACTTGTGGTGCGAAGGCAAGTTTACACAAAGCTGAACAGGCCAGGAGGTTGATTCAATTTCTTATGGGTTTAAATGAAGTCTACACGATTGTAAGAG GTCTAGTGCAAGTCAGTATAATCAGTAATTCTGTTGGTAACAACTATGGAAACCATTATGGAGCTAGTGGATCTATTATGAATAGAGGAGGCTACGGTAATAGAGTAAATTTGTTTTATGAGTATTGTAAGAAACCTGGGCAGCTTAAAGAGAAGTGCTATAAATTGCATGGTTTTCCCCCAGACTTTAAGTTTTCGAAAGGAAAGAACACAACATCTGCAGCTAATACTCATATCACCAATGGTGATTCTTCAGATGGTAAACTTACCTCAACTCATGGGCATGGTGATGACATTCCATCATCTCACAATCTCACTCAAGACCAGTACAATCAACTTATGCAGCTGCTGAGGAATTTTTCTGTTGTTGACACTGCAGGTCATGATCTTAATTGCTTTGTTAGTGAAGCAGTAAATCTAGCAGGTATACTTGCTTGCCATTCTTCTATGACTGAGATTGGTAATCTTTCTTGTGCTTGTAAAACATTATCTGCTGACTCATGGATACTAGACTCTGGTGCTTCCCATCACATGACCTATAAGAAAGACTTACTGACTAACATTGTGATTTTACCTTACCCTTTCCTTGTGAGCTTACCTAATAGTTACAAAGTAAAAGTAACAGAAGTTGGTGATGTGCATCTTGGTTCTGCATTAACATTATGTAGG GCCCCTTCACTGAAGAGGCCTCTGGTGATTGGTAAAGCTAGTGATGGACTATAA